A single window of Streptomyces sudanensis DNA harbors:
- the gcvP gene encoding aminomethyl-transferring glycine dehydrogenase produces the protein MTANRIPLSQLERGTPFEQRHIGPDAEACAKMLAQVGYGSLDELTAAAVPDVIKSTEALGLPEARTEAEVLAELRSLADRNQVLAPMIGLGYYGTFTPPVILRNVMENPAWYTAYTPYQPEISQGRLEALLNFQTVVADLTGLPTSGASLLDEGTAAAEAMSLARRVGKVKNGVFLVDADALPQTIAVIETRAEPTGVEVVVADLSEGIPAEIAERGVFGVLVQYPGASGAVRDIKPLIDAAHELGAVVTVAADLLALTLLTSPGELGADIAVGTTQRFGVPMGFGGPHAGYMAVRDTFARSLPGRLVGVSVDADGNKAYRLALQTREQHIRREKATSNICTAQVLLAVMAGMYAVYHGPDGLKGIARRTHRYAAVLAAGLRAGGVEVVHDAFFDTVTARVPGRAAEVVAAAREGGVNLHLADADHVSVACDETTGRAQLSAVWAAFGVSGDIEALDAETADALPEALLRTDEYLAHPVFHAHRSETAMLRYLRKLADRDYALDRGMIPLGSCTMKLNATTEMEPVTWPEFGQMHPFAPVEQAEGYLTLIHELEDRLAEVTGYDKVSLQPNAGSQGELAGLLAVRAYHRANGDAQRTVCLIPSSAHGTNAASAVMAGMKVVVVKTADDGEVDVADLRAKIEQYRDELAVLMITYPSTHGVFEEHVADICAQVHEAGGQVYVDGANLNALVGLAKPGKFGGDVSHLNLHKTFCIPHGGGGPGVGPVAVRSHLAPYLPNHPLQPTAGPETGVGPISAAPWGSAGILPISWAYVRLMGGEGLKRATQVAVLAANYIAKRLEPHFPVLYTGPGGLVAHECIIDLRPLSKETGVSVDDIAKRLIDYGFHAPTMSFPVAGTLMIEPTESEDLTELDRFCDTMIAIRGEIEKVASGAWPADDNPLRNAPHTAAALGGEWDHAYSREEAVFPAGVSAADKYWPPVRRIDGAFGDRNLVCSCPPLDEYDA, from the coding sequence ATGACCGCCAACCGCATTCCGCTCTCCCAGTTGGAGCGAGGCACCCCCTTCGAGCAGCGCCACATCGGCCCCGACGCCGAGGCGTGCGCCAAGATGCTCGCGCAGGTCGGCTACGGCTCGCTCGACGAGCTCACGGCGGCCGCGGTGCCGGACGTGATCAAGAGCACCGAGGCGCTCGGCCTGCCCGAGGCCCGCACCGAGGCCGAGGTCCTCGCCGAACTGCGCTCCCTCGCCGACCGCAACCAGGTCCTGGCCCCGATGATCGGCCTCGGCTACTACGGCACGTTCACGCCGCCGGTCATCCTCCGCAACGTCATGGAGAACCCGGCCTGGTACACGGCGTACACGCCCTACCAGCCGGAGATCTCGCAGGGCCGCCTGGAGGCCCTGCTCAACTTCCAGACCGTGGTCGCCGACCTGACCGGCCTGCCCACCTCCGGCGCGTCCCTCCTCGACGAGGGCACCGCGGCCGCCGAGGCCATGTCCCTGGCCCGGCGCGTCGGCAAGGTCAAGAACGGCGTCTTCCTGGTCGACGCGGACGCCCTGCCGCAGACGATCGCCGTCATCGAGACCCGTGCCGAGCCGACCGGTGTCGAGGTCGTCGTCGCCGACCTGAGCGAGGGCATCCCCGCCGAGATCGCCGAGCGCGGCGTCTTCGGCGTCCTCGTCCAGTACCCCGGGGCCTCCGGCGCCGTCCGCGACATCAAGCCGCTGATCGACGCCGCCCACGAACTGGGCGCCGTCGTCACCGTCGCCGCCGACCTGCTCGCGCTGACCCTGCTCACCTCGCCCGGCGAGCTCGGCGCGGACATCGCGGTCGGCACCACCCAGCGCTTCGGCGTCCCGATGGGCTTCGGCGGCCCGCACGCCGGCTACATGGCGGTCCGCGACACCTTCGCCCGCAGCCTCCCCGGCCGCCTCGTCGGCGTCTCCGTCGACGCCGACGGCAACAAGGCCTACCGCCTCGCCCTCCAGACCCGCGAGCAGCACATCCGCCGCGAGAAGGCCACCAGCAACATCTGCACCGCCCAGGTGCTCCTCGCCGTCATGGCCGGCATGTACGCCGTCTACCACGGCCCCGACGGCCTGAAGGGGATCGCCCGGCGCACCCACCGATACGCCGCGGTCCTCGCGGCCGGCCTGCGCGCCGGCGGCGTCGAGGTCGTCCACGACGCCTTCTTCGACACCGTCACCGCACGGGTGCCCGGCAGGGCCGCCGAGGTCGTCGCCGCGGCCCGGGAGGGCGGCGTCAACCTCCACCTCGCCGACGCCGACCACGTCTCCGTCGCCTGCGACGAGACCACCGGCCGCGCGCAGCTCTCCGCCGTCTGGGCCGCCTTCGGCGTGAGCGGCGACATCGAGGCGCTGGACGCCGAGACCGCCGACGCGCTGCCGGAGGCGCTGCTGCGCACCGACGAGTACCTGGCCCACCCGGTCTTCCACGCGCACCGTTCGGAGACCGCGATGCTGCGCTACCTGCGCAAGCTCGCCGACCGCGACTACGCGCTGGACCGCGGCATGATCCCGCTCGGCTCCTGCACGATGAAGCTGAACGCGACCACCGAGATGGAGCCGGTCACCTGGCCCGAGTTCGGCCAGATGCACCCCTTCGCCCCGGTGGAGCAGGCCGAGGGCTACCTCACGCTCATCCACGAGCTGGAGGACCGCCTCGCCGAGGTCACCGGCTACGACAAGGTCTCCCTCCAGCCCAACGCCGGCTCGCAGGGCGAGCTCGCGGGCCTCCTCGCCGTCCGCGCCTACCACCGCGCCAACGGCGACGCGCAGCGCACGGTCTGCCTCATCCCGTCCTCCGCGCACGGCACCAACGCCGCGTCGGCCGTCATGGCGGGCATGAAGGTCGTCGTCGTCAAGACCGCCGACGACGGCGAGGTCGACGTCGCGGACCTGCGCGCCAAGATCGAGCAGTACCGCGACGAGCTCGCCGTGCTGATGATCACCTACCCGTCGACGCACGGCGTCTTCGAGGAGCACGTCGCCGACATCTGCGCCCAGGTCCACGAGGCCGGCGGCCAGGTGTACGTCGACGGCGCCAACCTCAACGCGCTCGTCGGCCTGGCGAAGCCCGGCAAGTTCGGCGGCGACGTGTCGCACCTGAACCTGCACAAGACGTTCTGCATCCCGCACGGCGGCGGCGGCCCCGGCGTCGGCCCGGTCGCGGTCCGCTCCCACCTCGCCCCGTACCTGCCCAACCACCCCCTCCAGCCGACCGCCGGCCCCGAGACCGGTGTGGGCCCGATCTCGGCGGCGCCGTGGGGCTCGGCCGGCATCCTGCCGATCTCCTGGGCGTACGTACGGCTCATGGGGGGCGAGGGCCTCAAGCGCGCCACGCAGGTCGCCGTCCTCGCGGCGAACTACATCGCCAAGCGCCTGGAGCCCCACTTCCCGGTCCTGTACACCGGCCCGGGCGGTCTCGTCGCGCACGAGTGCATCATCGACCTGCGGCCGCTGTCGAAGGAGACCGGCGTCAGCGTCGACGACATCGCCAAGCGCCTGATCGACTACGGCTTCCACGCGCCGACCATGTCGTTCCCGGTCGCCGGCACGCTGATGATCGAGCCGACCGAGAGCGAGGACCTCACCGAGCTCGACCGGTTCTGCGACACGATGATCGCGATTCGCGGCGAGATCGAGAAGGTCGCGTCGGGCGCCTGGCCGGCCGACGACAACCCGCTGCGCAACGCCCCGCACACGGCGGCCGCGCTCGGCGGCGAGTGGGACCACGCCTACAGCCGTGAGGAGGCCGTCTTCCCGGCCGGCGTCTCGGCCGCGGACAAGTACTGGCCGCCGGTCCGCCGGATCGACGGGGCCTTCGGCGACCGCAACCTCGTCTGCTCCTGCCCGCCTCTCGACGAGTACGACGCCTGA
- a CDS encoding PRC-barrel domain-containing protein, whose protein sequence is MQSDIDPRSLIGRRAFDRDGHRIGTVDEVYLDDVTGVPGWAAVRTGLFGRDAFVPLRPSEFVEGDLRVPYEKALVKQAPGLGVGRRLSPEQELLLYRHYGLALPSAPSSGKGADAPAGGG, encoded by the coding sequence GTGCAGAGCGACATCGACCCGCGCAGCCTGATCGGGCGCAGGGCGTTCGACCGCGACGGCCACAGGATCGGCACGGTGGACGAGGTCTACCTGGACGACGTGACGGGCGTCCCCGGGTGGGCGGCCGTGCGGACGGGCCTCTTCGGCCGCGACGCGTTCGTCCCCCTGCGGCCGAGCGAGTTCGTCGAGGGCGACCTGCGCGTCCCGTACGAGAAGGCCCTGGTCAAGCAGGCCCCGGGCCTCGGGGTGGGCCGGCGCCTCTCGCCGGAGCAGGAACTCCTGCTGTACCGGCACTACGGTCTGGCCCTGCCGTCCGCGCCCTCCTCCGGCAAGGGGGCCGACGCGCCGGCGGGCGGCGGCTGA
- a CDS encoding small basic family protein, which yields MIAVLGLVVGVVVGLLIRPEVPAVVEPYLPIAVVAALDAVFGGLRAMLDGIFVDKVFVVSFLSNVVVAALIVFLGDKLGVGAQLSTGVVVVLGIRIFSNAAAIRRHVFRA from the coding sequence GTGATCGCCGTACTGGGCCTCGTCGTGGGAGTCGTGGTCGGACTGTTGATCCGGCCCGAGGTTCCGGCGGTGGTCGAGCCCTACCTGCCGATCGCCGTCGTCGCCGCGCTGGACGCGGTCTTCGGCGGTCTGCGGGCCATGCTCGACGGGATCTTCGTCGACAAGGTCTTCGTGGTCTCCTTCCTGTCGAACGTCGTCGTGGCCGCGCTGATCGTGTTCCTCGGGGACAAGCTGGGCGTCGGGGCGCAGTTGTCCACGGGCGTCGTGGTCGTCCTCGGCATCCGGATCTTCTCCAACGCGGCCGCCATCCGGCGCCACGTGTTCCGGGCGTGA
- a CDS encoding DNA polymerase IV, with product MRAAPTILHLDMDAFYAAVEQAAKPSLRGKPVIVGGLGPRGVVATASYEARRFGVRSAMPMAQARRLAPNAAYLVPRFSVYRSVSGQVMELLGRLSPLVEPLSLDEAFVDLEAGGAAYDGEAARAVGERLRRDIRAVTGLTGSVGLAASKMLAKIASERAKPDGLVLMEPGTERALLAPLGVRTLPGVGPATGEHLRRAGMTTVADLVEAGEDELVRLLGRAHGTSLYAMALGRDDRPVVAERDAKSISVEDTFDVDLHDRVRVGWEVERLAERCVRRLRAAGRSGRTVVLKVRRYDFSTLTRSETLRGPTDDPAVVREAAARLLDAVDTTGGVRLLGVGVSALADFTQEDLFAQASAGGSPAVPGVPSAPAGAEEGPAAQGPP from the coding sequence GTGAGAGCCGCTCCGACGATCCTGCACCTGGACATGGACGCGTTCTACGCCGCCGTCGAGCAGGCGGCGAAGCCCAGTCTGCGCGGGAAACCCGTGATCGTCGGCGGCCTGGGACCGCGCGGCGTCGTCGCGACCGCGTCGTACGAGGCACGGCGGTTCGGCGTGCGGTCGGCGATGCCCATGGCGCAGGCCAGGCGGCTGGCGCCGAACGCCGCCTACCTGGTGCCGCGCTTCTCCGTGTACCGGTCGGTGAGCGGGCAGGTCATGGAGTTGCTGGGGCGGCTGTCGCCCCTGGTGGAGCCCCTCAGCCTCGACGAGGCGTTCGTGGACCTGGAGGCCGGGGGAGCGGCGTACGACGGGGAGGCGGCGCGGGCCGTCGGGGAGCGGCTGCGCCGGGACATCCGCGCCGTGACCGGGCTGACCGGGTCGGTGGGGCTGGCGGCTTCCAAGATGCTGGCGAAGATCGCTTCCGAGAGGGCGAAGCCGGACGGCCTGGTGCTCATGGAGCCGGGGACCGAGCGGGCGCTGCTCGCGCCCCTGGGGGTGCGGACGCTGCCCGGTGTCGGACCGGCGACCGGGGAGCACCTGCGGCGGGCGGGGATGACGACGGTCGCCGACCTGGTCGAGGCGGGCGAGGACGAACTCGTACGGCTCCTGGGCAGGGCGCACGGGACGTCGCTGTACGCGATGGCGCTCGGCCGTGACGACCGCCCCGTGGTGGCGGAGCGGGACGCCAAGTCGATCTCCGTGGAGGACACCTTCGACGTGGACCTGCACGACCGGGTGCGGGTGGGGTGGGAGGTGGAGCGGCTCGCCGAGCGGTGCGTGCGCCGCCTGCGGGCCGCCGGCCGCTCGGGGCGCACGGTGGTGCTGAAGGTGCGGCGGTACGACTTCTCGACGCTGACCCGCTCCGAGACGCTGCGCGGCCCGACCGACGATCCCGCGGTGGTGCGGGAGGCCGCCGCCCGGCTGCTCGACGCCGTCGACACGACGGGCGGGGTGCGGCTGCTCGGCGTCGGGGTCAGCGCTCTGGCCGACTTCACGCAGGAGGACCTGTTCGCCCAGGCGTCGGCCGGCGGGTCCCCGGCCGTGCCCGGCGTTCCGTCGGCTCCCGCGGGGGCGGAGGAGGGTCCCGCCGCGCAGGGGCCGCCGG
- a CDS encoding DUF5999 family protein, protein MCQHQSPCPTADSPDREAARVVAHHPEQGWSLLCNGVLLFEDTGELLPDGQVIAPHRPPAAARIVRAA, encoded by the coding sequence ATGTGCCAGCACCAGTCACCCTGCCCGACCGCAGACTCCCCCGACCGGGAAGCCGCCCGTGTCGTGGCGCACCACCCCGAACAGGGCTGGAGCCTGCTGTGCAACGGCGTCCTGCTCTTCGAGGACACGGGCGAACTGCTGCCGGACGGGCAGGTCATCGCGCCGCACCGGCCCCCGGCCGCGGCGCGGATCGTCAGGGCCGCCTGA
- a CDS encoding MerR family transcriptional regulator — protein sequence MNSGDGTAGGLPGRSPVEGGPYPLQGGAAEPVTDVVGYRGPTACAAAGITYRQLDYWARTGLVEPSVRPAHGSGTQRLYSFRDVVVLKIVKRFLDTGVALQNIRAAVQHLRGKGLRDLERMTLMSDGATVYECSSPDEVVDLLQGGQGIFGIAVGVVWRDVEAALSQLHGERVDTGETLVGHNPADELARRRRDRAV from the coding sequence GTGAACAGCGGCGACGGTACGGCGGGGGGTCTCCCCGGACGGAGTCCGGTGGAGGGCGGACCGTATCCGCTCCAGGGAGGCGCGGCCGAGCCGGTGACCGACGTCGTCGGGTACCGGGGGCCCACCGCGTGCGCGGCCGCCGGCATCACCTACCGGCAGCTCGACTACTGGGCCCGCACGGGGCTGGTCGAGCCGAGCGTCCGCCCCGCCCACGGGTCGGGCACGCAGCGCCTGTACAGCTTCCGCGACGTCGTGGTCCTGAAGATCGTCAAGCGGTTCCTGGACACCGGCGTCGCCCTGCAGAACATCCGGGCCGCCGTGCAGCACCTGCGCGGGAAGGGATTGCGCGACCTGGAGCGCATGACGCTGATGAGCGACGGCGCGACGGTGTACGAGTGCTCGTCGCCCGACGAGGTGGTGGACCTGCTCCAGGGCGGGCAGGGGATCTTCGGGATCGCGGTCGGCGTGGTGTGGCGGGACGTCGAGGCGGCGCTGTCGCAGTTGCACGGGGAGCGGGTGGACACCGGCGAGACGCTCGTCGGGCACAACCCGGCCGACGAACTGGCCCGCCGCAGGCGCGACAGGGCCGTCTGA
- a CDS encoding MerR family transcriptional regulator, translating into MRRTPTGGVGNGTAGAGDRLVSIGTVLNQLRGEFPEVTISKIRFLEAEGLVEPQRTASGYRKFSPDDVERLALILRMQRDHYLPLKVIREHLAALGRGERVLLPSPGPRGESPDGGSPWEPDAQGGAAAGRVDREELLAAAGASEGELAEWESYGLVVPAPDGGYDAEAVTVAKLVAELGRHGLEPRHLRAVKAAAEREAGLVEQVVAPLRRHRNPQTRAHAEATAKELAALSVRLHAALVRSALGVRLP; encoded by the coding sequence ATGCGGCGAACACCGACGGGCGGTGTCGGCAACGGCACCGCCGGCGCGGGTGACCGGCTGGTGAGCATCGGTACGGTCCTCAACCAGCTGCGGGGGGAGTTTCCCGAGGTCACCATCTCCAAGATCCGGTTCCTGGAGGCGGAGGGGCTCGTCGAGCCGCAGCGGACGGCATCCGGATACCGGAAGTTCAGCCCGGACGACGTGGAGCGACTCGCGCTGATCCTGCGGATGCAGCGGGACCACTACCTGCCGTTGAAGGTCATCCGGGAGCACCTGGCGGCCCTGGGCCGGGGGGAGCGGGTCCTTCTGCCCTCCCCCGGCCCGCGCGGCGAGTCGCCGGACGGCGGCAGCCCGTGGGAGCCGGACGCGCAGGGGGGCGCCGCGGCCGGGCGGGTCGACCGCGAGGAGCTGCTCGCCGCTGCCGGGGCGAGCGAGGGGGAGCTCGCCGAATGGGAGTCGTACGGGCTGGTCGTCCCGGCCCCCGACGGCGGCTACGACGCCGAGGCGGTGACGGTCGCGAAGCTCGTCGCCGAGCTGGGCCGGCACGGGCTGGAGCCCCGCCACCTGCGGGCGGTGAAGGCCGCAGCCGAGCGAGAGGCGGGGCTGGTGGAGCAGGTCGTCGCGCCGCTGCGGCGGCACCGCAACCCGCAGACCCGGGCGCACGCCGAGGCCACCGCCAAGGAGCTGGCCGCGCTGTCCGTCCGGCTGCACGCGGCCCTGGTCCGGTCGGCCCTGGGCGTCCGGTTGCCCTGA
- a CDS encoding bifunctional nuclease family protein, with protein sequence MNELDVVGVRVEMPSNQPIVLLREVGGERYLPIWIGPGEATAIAFAQQGMTPARPLTHDLFKDVLEAVGQELTEVRITDLREGVFYAELVFASGVEVSARPSDAIALALRTGTPIFGSDGVLDDAGIAIPDEQEDEVEKFREFLDQISPEDFGTGGQ encoded by the coding sequence GTGAACGAGCTCGATGTTGTCGGTGTCCGGGTGGAAATGCCGTCCAACCAGCCGATCGTGCTCCTGCGTGAAGTGGGAGGCGAACGCTACCTCCCGATCTGGATCGGTCCGGGGGAGGCCACGGCGATCGCCTTCGCCCAGCAGGGCATGACCCCCGCCAGGCCGCTCACCCACGACCTCTTCAAGGACGTGCTGGAGGCCGTCGGGCAGGAGCTGACCGAGGTCCGGATCACGGACCTCCGCGAAGGCGTCTTCTACGCGGAGCTGGTCTTCGCCAGCGGTGTCGAGGTGAGCGCCCGCCCCTCCGACGCCATAGCGCTGGCGCTGCGCACCGGGACGCCGATCTTCGGCAGCGACGGTGTCCTCGACGACGCGGGGATCGCGATCCCGGACGAGCAGGAGGACGAGGTGGAGAAGTTCCGCGAGTTCCTGGACCAGATCTCCCCCGAGGACTTCGGCACCGGCGGTCAGTGA
- a CDS encoding DUF881 domain-containing protein — protein MSNEEHVPHGPQRPEAAEAAETTGRQRLAAGLWPPRVTRAQLVVALLLFGLGLGLAIQVRSTSDDGALRGARQEDLIRILDELDDRSQRLEDEKARLEVQRRELENSSDQAEEARRQTQERERQLGVLAGTVAAEGPGITFTVEDPLTAVEPDKLLDTIQELRAAGAEAIQVNGVRVVADSYFSGEAGAVEVDGRRIAPPYRFQVIGRPQDLEPALNIPGGIVQTLEKEQATATVTRSEKIVVDALRPVERPDYARSSPR, from the coding sequence ATGAGCAACGAGGAGCACGTCCCTCACGGCCCGCAGCGGCCGGAGGCCGCGGAGGCCGCGGAGACGACCGGTCGGCAGCGGCTGGCCGCCGGACTGTGGCCGCCGCGGGTCACCCGCGCGCAACTCGTCGTCGCCCTGCTGCTGTTCGGCCTCGGCCTGGGGCTCGCCATCCAGGTGCGCTCCACCAGTGACGACGGTGCGCTGCGCGGTGCCCGCCAAGAGGACCTGATCCGCATCCTGGACGAGTTGGACGACCGCAGCCAGCGGCTGGAGGACGAGAAGGCCCGGCTCGAGGTGCAGCGCCGGGAGCTGGAGAACAGCTCCGACCAGGCCGAGGAGGCCCGCAGGCAGACCCAGGAGAGGGAGCGTCAACTCGGTGTGCTGGCGGGGACCGTGGCGGCCGAGGGGCCCGGCATCACGTTCACCGTCGAGGACCCCCTGACGGCCGTCGAGCCGGACAAGCTGCTCGACACGATCCAGGAGCTGCGCGCCGCAGGTGCCGAGGCCATCCAGGTCAACGGCGTGCGGGTCGTGGCGGACTCGTACTTCTCCGGGGAGGCCGGGGCCGTCGAGGTGGACGGGCGGCGGATCGCCCCGCCGTACCGCTTCCAGGTCATCGGCAGGCCGCAGGATCTGGAGCCCGCGCTCAACATTCCCGGCGGGATCGTGCAGACCCTGGAGAAGGAGCAGGCCACGGCCACCGTGACCCGCTCGGAGAAGATCGTCGTGGATGCCTTGCGGCCGGTGGAGCGGCCTGACTACGCTCGGTCGTCGCCGCGGTGA
- a CDS encoding FHA domain-containing protein, whose amino-acid sequence MKLFAKLFGRSAREDGGNAGRRAPQHGRSEEGDAGRPLFRDEVAGPGGDAAGGQGAPSGDPGRIGSDPYATGVHAAAPRQEDGSMPACARCGHRNAEASRFCSHCGTPLRGGAPSERASETTSTISISGLEAYDGETTGQVPLPSLSPEAQAAVEALPLGSALLVVRRGPNSGSRFLLDGDLTTAGRHPQSDIFLDDVTVSRRHVEFRRAADGSFTVADVGSLNGTYVNREPIDAVRLTNGDEVQIGKYRLVFHTSQRGV is encoded by the coding sequence GTGAAGTTGTTTGCGAAGTTGTTCGGCAGGAGCGCACGTGAGGACGGCGGCAACGCCGGGCGTCGTGCGCCGCAGCACGGTCGGAGCGAGGAGGGGGACGCCGGGCGTCCTCTCTTCCGCGACGAGGTCGCCGGCCCGGGTGGTGACGCCGCGGGTGGCCAGGGCGCGCCCTCCGGCGACCCCGGCCGCATAGGTTCCGACCCGTACGCGACCGGTGTCCACGCGGCCGCGCCGCGGCAGGAGGACGGATCCATGCCGGCGTGCGCGCGGTGCGGACACCGCAATGCCGAGGCGAGCCGGTTCTGCTCCCACTGCGGGACACCGCTGCGGGGCGGTGCCCCCTCCGAGCGCGCCTCGGAGACGACGTCGACGATCTCCATCTCGGGACTGGAGGCGTACGACGGCGAGACCACCGGTCAGGTGCCGCTGCCGTCGCTGTCGCCCGAGGCGCAGGCCGCGGTGGAAGCCCTGCCGCTGGGTTCGGCGCTCCTCGTGGTGCGGCGCGGGCCGAACTCCGGCAGCCGCTTCCTCCTCGACGGCGATCTGACGACCGCGGGCCGTCACCCCCAGAGCGACATCTTCCTGGACGACGTGACCGTGTCCCGTCGCCACGTGGAGTTCCGCAGGGCGGCCGACGGCAGCTTCACCGTCGCCGACGTCGGCAGCCTCAACGGCACCTACGTCAACCGCGAGCCGATCGACGCCGTCCGGCTCACCAACGGCGACGAGGTGCAGATCGGCAAGTACCGGCTGGTCTTCCACACGAGCCAGCGGGGCGTCTGA